In Accipiter gentilis unplaced genomic scaffold, bAccGen1.1, whole genome shotgun sequence, the DNA window ccccaccgGAACGCGGGGGCTCAAAACCGAACCCCACGGCGGCGGCGTTACCGCCGCCGCCTTCCTCCCGGCGTTGGCTGGAGGATCTTCACCGGGTCTTCTGCGCCCCAAAAATATCGGGGGGGATTCGGGGACCCCCCGGCACGAGTGCGGTTTTTGCGGGAAAGCTTTCGGCAGCGATAGCGCCCGGCAAATCCATCTCCGGTCCCACACCGGCGAAAGACCTTACAAATGCAACGTCTGCGGCAACCGCTTCACCACCCGCGGCAATTTGAAGGTCCATTTCCACCGGCACCGCGAGAAGTACCCCCACGTTCAGATGaacccccaccccgtcccccaACACCTGGATTACCTCCTCCCGGCGCCGGCATCCACCCAACATCTCACCGGAGCCGCCCAACATCTCACCGGGGCCAACCAACACCTCGCCGGGGCCAACCAACATTCGTCTGCGCCCAGCCAACTCAACGTGGGCGCTCAACATCTCAACGCGGGCACTCAAAATCTCACCGGGGCCGCCCAACCGCTCGCCGGGGCCACCCAGCAGCTCGCCGGGGCCACCCAACCGCTTGCCGGGGCCACCCAACATCTCGCCGGGGCCACCCAACATCTCACCgcgcccacccagccgctcgccgGGGCCACCCAACATCTTACCGCGGCCAACCAACTCAACGCGGCCGCCCAATCTCTCAACACGGCCGCCCAACATCTCACCGGGGCCACCCAGCATCTCACCGGGACCACCCAGCATCAAACCGGGACCACCCAACTCAACGCGGCCACCCAGCCCGTCAACGCGGCCGCTCAACCCGTCAACGCCACCGCCCAACATCTCACCGGGGCCGCCCAACCTCTCGCCGCAGCCACCCAACATCTCACCGGCACCACCACCCAACTCAACGCGGCCACCCAACACCTCACCGGGGCCGCCCAACCTCTCGCCGCGGCCACCCAACACCTCGCCGCGGCCACCCATCACCTCGCCGCGCCCACCCATCACCTCACCGCCTTCCACAAGCTTCTCCTGCTGAAGGCCACCGAGGGAAGATCCAAGGGGGGCGATGAGAACACCCCTCCCGGCAAACCCCCCGGTTGGGCGCTCTTGACGGGTCGTTTTAAGGGATCGCCCCTTTTTTTGGAGACCACCCCCTCGGAGACCTCCAAACTTCAACAATTGGTGGAGAAGATCGACCCCCCAAATCCGTCGTCGTCATCGTCGTCATCGTCGCCGGATCCGCCTCGACACCAGTGCCCGGTTTGCCGACGGGTGTTGAGTTGCCCTCGAGCTTTACGGTTACATTTTGGGCAACACGGGGGGGTCGCGGGGGGAATTTTTGGGGGGGCCGAACGCCCTTTTCGGTGTAAGATTTGCGGGCGTTGCTTCTCCACCCGCGGTAATTTACGGGCGCATTTCGGGGGCCACCGGGGGGGGCCCCCAAATTCTTGCCCCCCTCTGCCAGAAGAAATTCACCAACGCTCTCAACCTCCAACAACACGTCCGGCTTCATTTGGGGGGGCAGCTTCCTAACGGAGGGGGAACCCCCCAATTAGGGGGGATCCCCCAAATAGGGGCTAACCCCCAACAAGGGGGGAGCCCCCAAATCGGGGGGACGCcccaagaggaagaggagatctccgaagaggaggaggaagaggaggaaggcaccGAGGAGGAAGAGTCGGCCGGGGGGAGCAGCCCCAAGCGGGACCCCCCGAccgaggaagaggaagaggaggaggaagaggaagaggaagaagaaggggagaaaGCGGGGGGCGGTGGCAGCAGCGAGCCCCCCGAAACGACGGGGGACCCCAaaacagaggaaggaggaggaggaggaggaggaggaggggaggaaggcaagGATTCGGCCGAGGGGGCGAAGAAACAGGTAAGGGGGGGGTACCCCGGGGTGGaaagggggatttggggggtcccCCCAAAGTGAGGGGGGGCGTTGGGGGGGTCCCCCCCAAATTAAGGAGATTTTGGGGGTGTCCCTTCCCAATTAAGGAGATTTTGGGGTCCCTCTGCAAGGGAGGGGTTTTGGGAGTCTCCCATGGGAAAAGAGGGGGTCCCCCAAAAAtgagggggggggttggggtgtcccccccaatTAAGGAGATTTTGGGGTCTCTCCACCCCAagggaggggttttgggggtctcccatggggatggggggggtttgggggtcccttCCCAATTAAGGAGATTTTGGGGGTGTCCCCTCCCAATTAAGGCGATTTTGGGGTCTCTCCCCCCCCaagggaggggtctgggggggtctcccatgggaaaaggggggggattggggggtcCCCCAAAGTggggaggggttttgggggggatgtCCCCCTCAATTAAGGAGATTTTGGGGGTGTTCCCCCTAATTAAGGCAATTTTGGGGTTCTCTCCCCCAaggggggggttttgggggtctcccatgggaaaagagggggattggggggggtcccccaaagtgagtggggggtttggggggtgtcCCCCTCAATTAAGGAGATTTTGGGGGTGTTCCCCCTAATTAAGGCAATTTTGGGGTTCTCTCCCCCAagggaggggttttgggggtctcccatgggaaaagagggggattgggggggtcccccaaagtaagtggggggtttggggggtgtcCCCCTCAATTAAGGAGATTTTGGGGGTGTCCACTCCCAATTAAGGCAATTTTGGGGTCTCTCCACCCCAagggaggggttttgggggtctcccatgggaaaaagagggggattggggggggtcccccaaagtgaggcagggttttgggggggtgtccccctcAATGAAGGAGATtttgggggtgtcccccccctcccagaGCACTGacaccccttttttttcccctccccccccccccccacaggtCCCCCCAAACTGGACCCCGGCCCCCCGCaaccgcccgccccccccccctccaccgccGGAACCAAGCCCCCCCAAATCTCcagagggggcgggggggcacccCTCGCTTTCTggaaccagtgcccccctttatTTCCAGGGGGTCCCCCCAAAAATTCACGGGGGACCCctaaaaccccaccaccacccccctccgcAACCCCTCAAGAAGCTGGGGGGGCTCCAGATACCGGCGAGGGGGACCCCGAAAATCGGGGGGAGGCGGAGAAGTAGTTTAATTAGTGATattggggaggggtgggggggtccctgcaccccaaaatcctccccctgcaccccaaaattgCCCCCCTCCCCTCATAGCGTAGGCCTAATTAAAGCCGTTTGCTGACAACTAACCCCCCCCGCTCTGCCTCCTGTCTGtgatttggggttgggggggtgggaaaaagggattttggggggattccacacaaa includes these proteins:
- the LOC126036716 gene encoding LOW QUALITY PROTEIN: sal-like protein 2 (The sequence of the model RefSeq protein was modified relative to this genomic sequence to represent the inferred CDS: deleted 1 base in 1 codon), which gives rise to MPRRKQQQPQQLLGSNHGSPGATAAAASPAPREGPVAPSSSSSSSSSSSSSSPPGMDAEADPPPPPPTGGPPQSGGAPLNLPLILEELRVLQQRQLHQMQMTEEICRQVLLLGTLEHPKTPLPPFTAKNDPPKPHFFHLFPPFPTGTRGLKTEPHGGGVTAAAFLPALAGGSSPGLLRPKNIGGDSGTPRHECGFCGKAFGSDSARQIHLRSHTGERPYKCNVCGNRFTTRGNLKVHFHRHREKYPHVQMNPHPVPQHLDYLLPAPASTQHLTGAAQHLTGANQHLAGANQHSSAPSQLNVGAQHLNAGTQNLTGAAQPLAGATQQLAGATQPLAGATQHLAGATQHLTAPTQPLAGATQHLTAANQLNAAAQSLNTAAQHLTGATQHLTGTTQHQTGTTQLNAATQPVNAAAQPVNATAQHLTGAAQPLAAATQHLTGTTTQLNAATQHLTGAAQPLAAATQHLAAATHHLAAPTHHLTAFHKLLLLKATEGRSKGGDENTPPGKPPGWALLTGRFKGSPLFLETTPSETSKLQQLVEKIDPPNPSSSSSSSSPDPPRHQCPVCRRVLSCPRALRLHFGQHGGVAGGIFGGAERPFRCKICGRCFSTRGNLRAHFGGHRGGPPNSCPLCQKKFTNALNLQQHVRLHLGGQLPNGGGTPQLGGIPQIGANPQQGGSPQIGGTPQEEEEISEEEEEEEEGTEEEESAGGSSPKRDPPTEEEEEEEEEEEEEEGEKAGGGGSSEPPETTGDPKTEEGGGGGGGGGEEGKDSAEGAKKQVPPNWTPAPRNRPPPPPPPPEPSPPKSPEGAGGHPSLSGTSAPLYFQGVPPKIHGGPLKPHHHPPPQPLKKLGGLQIPARGTPKIGGRRRSSLISDIGEGWGGPCTPKSSPCTPKLPPSPHSVGLIKAVC